The genomic segment AATTTCTATCATCTAAATCTTGTAAGCAAATTAGCGACAAGAGGCGGCAACTTAGAGCTAAGAGTACAGCACAAGTTGAGTGTTCGAGTTTCGAGTCCGaagaagaaatatattttagtGCTAATGAAGACGAGCCACAAGAAATGATAAATATAAGTACAACCGTGAGTGATAATGAGTGGAATTCCTTTATTTTAGACTATATTAAAACTATTGAACTACCAGAAGGCTCAAAATTCGAAAGAGCAAATATTGAATTGGACGCTATATTAACTGAGTTAAATGCAAATGAAGttataaatgtaaatattaaGGAAAGAATAGAGCAATTTATAGATAAAACACTTAAGCCTGTGTTAATTATCGTAGATACATCAagcggaaataaaaataaaagcaaAAATAATAGGGCTAATAAACAAAAACGGAATCGAATGAATACTAGGCAGTCATCCGATCCCCACTCAACCAATCATGCCTCTAGAAAGCGTTTTGCCTACGCAAGGTGTCAAGAGTTGTTTAAAAAATGCCCAAAACGCCTAGCTGATTACGCTATTAAAGGAGATTTTTCTTTTATGACGGATAGATCTACTTTACCCCAAGCTTCGGTAGTAGATCAATTTTATAAGAAATTATGGGAAGCAACCAACCCACAGAGTAATTATATGCCAATAAACAGCGATAGGCGAAGCATGATGGAAGTTTGCCCTAATATCTCGGTTCAAGATGTAATAGATAGATTAAAACGAACTAACTTTACTTCAGCAGCAGGTACCGATGGAGTAGAGAGAATTCATCTTGTTAAAAAAGGTACGCCAGAAAtcttaaataaattatttaatatactTTTGCGATGAGAATATTACCCTCGAGTTTGGAAGATTAACAGAACTACTTTAATTCCTAAGGTTAACTTAGATTTAAATAATGTTAAAAATTGGCGTCCAATTACAATCGGGCCAATTATAGCCAGAATCTTCTCAGGAATTTTGGATAAAAAGTTAAGAcagtttattaatattaatatccgTCAAAAAGGATTTACTCGTGAAGACGGATGCAGATGTAATGTTTCAATACTTACCGACGCTATTCAAGTAATGAAAAGTGTGAACGGAGGAGTGGTAATAATAGTGGATATTGCAAAAGCGTTTGATACCGTGCCGCATCAAGTAATTCTTAAACTAGATAGAGCAAGGGTTCCTAGTTACTTATGTAATATTATTGCCGACATGTATAATGATTGTTCAACGCGTATTACGTGCGCTAATGGTGAAAAAACCGTAATAAATCTTAAGCGCGATGTAAAGCAGGGAGACCCGCTCTCTCCCTTCTTATTTAACATTGTACTCGATCCATTTTTGAATCAACTCCAGGAACATAATGACGGTATTGAAATAGGAGGTAAAAATTTGTCGGttctagcctttgcagatgatatCGTCCTTCTGGCAAAAAGTAAAGAAGCGGCACGTCGTCAAATAAATACTTTAAGTAAGATTTTAAAGCAGTTAAATATGGAATTATCAGTTCCTAAATGTGCTACATTTCAAATTGTACATAGTAGAAGGTCATGGTATATTGAAGATCCATCTATAATGGTTAATAATGAAAAAATCCCCTATATTGAACCAGACAACACTTTTAATTATTTAGGTACAAAATTTAGCTCCTGGGGTGGATTAGAAAAGAATGTCTCAGGTCCCCTTTTACTTAATGCCCTTAGAAATACTTTAAAGTTAAAACTTAAACCTGCACAAAAattagatttatttcaaatatatatTCAACCTAAATTTATTTATAGTCTAATAATGAATCCGCCTAGTGCAACTTTACTAGCTGTTTTGGATAGAGAAATAAGACAGGAAATAAAGAATATGTTGCATTCACCAACTTCAACATCAATAGGCTTCTGTTATACACCTAGGAAAGATGGGGGTTTAGGATTATTAagattaaaaaatgtaatattaCTCTCACAACTTAAAAGCGGTGTTAAAATGTCTCAGTCTGAAGATGAGATTACTCGATTGGCCTTGGAACGCACTAGTTTAACAAAATTCTACAAAAACGTAGCTGAAAAGTATCAACTAAATTGGCCACCAACGATTAATGAAATAGATGAAGTAATGATAAAGTTGAAAAGAAAAGATCAAAAAGACTGGCAGGAGAAACGTCTACAAGGTCAAGGTGCACACTACTTTGCGAACGATAGGATTGGAAATTATTGGCTGCAAAACCCCAAGTTGCTTCGTGGCTCGCGTTATATTGACGCGATAAGGTTACGTACTAATACTGTAGGCACTAGGGTTGTTTCGTACCAGTTTAAGAAAAACATAGATATCCATTGTAGCAAATGTCACCATACTCCAGAAACACTTGGTCATATATTAGGGCAGTGTTTACGTACTAAGCGGAAACGCATTAAAAGACATAATGATGTATGTGATTTACTGATTAATCGCTTATTAAAAACGGGTATTATTTATCCAGAAGTCTTAATTAATGAAGTAACGAACTTAAGAAATcagatataatttataaaagAGGTGATAAACTATATGTAATTGACATTACAATAAGATACGAGGATAAACAATCTTTGCATGAAGCttataaagaaaaagaagaaaaatataaaaatatagctGAAGATttaaaagttaaatttaattgtcAGACAGCTAAAGTGGTACCTATAGTTGTTGGTTCTAGGGGTGCTATACGTAAAATTACGAGGGATGCATTCACCTTTCTCGAAATACCTCGAAATGACACTCTTACAGCATCCTTAATAGCGTTAAGGTCATCAATCGAGATAGTTAATGCATTCATCGATTATGATTAATCACTCTGTTAATTGCTTAGAAATTATATTTAAGCTAAATTTGTAAATAGTGGAGTGAGTTTGATTAATATTATGGATTTAAAATAGTTCACGGGAACAATCTTGTAAATAGTTAACGCAtggatattattatttattggcTGTTATTGTTTGTTAATGTTGCAATTCATCCTTATTCCTCTTTAATTGCTACTTCTAAGCTTATTTCTATATCTATTTCCTTAGACCCTTGATTATCTTTTCTTTTACCTTTTCTACCTTATTCCTTATTTCTATCCTTATTTTTCCCatagaatttttatatttttattattattgataGCCAACGAGGGGCCAACCTCGGAAGAACGACAGACGGTTTTAGTCCGTTACGTAGAACAtagccaaatgcctcgtcatctaattagtgacgcgcatgaatggattaacgagattcccaatctgtccctatctacGGGTGGGGGTGCACCGTACactaccatacgcgttcgtaggtgtcgagcggcccgttggcgcctagtatccaagaatagcgatggtcccggtgataaggtcacagggtggatgacgcgaaAACATAGTCTCTCACACtctagcctcgcatcaaacctcctagtgGTCCCCCTGGAATGTGGGATTGTATCTACCCTGCCGGATACAAAACAGGTTCTGCCCCATAGCAGCCCTGCCCTCCCTTCTATCGAATATGAATGGGACGGTTGGAATCTCATACATTGACTCTAACacttattcattttattcgtagatcaaagtccttacgccggctatgagtcaagactgaaaaggtcctttcctcaaagagagCGACAGGCGGCGATGGGGCGCCGCTGTGTGCAGCCACGTTTTGATTAAACGAATGGGTACTTTTTCTTATACCGAAATGATGATAACAGTGGTGCCGTACTTTCCTAACCCCGGACCGAGGCAGCAGGTCCGTTGGGCGGCTAGGATGGGCTTTGTTATTTTTTCGCATATGCCCTAAGAGGCGAGGTAGCATGCCTGAGCTCTCTCCCGGGGCTAGGTTTAAAGTaatctgtccctatctactttatagcgaaaccactgccaagggaacgggcttggaaaaattagcggggaaagaagaccctgttgagcttgactctagtctggcattgtaaggagacatgagaggtgtagcataagtgggagatggtaacaccgccggtgaaataccactactttcatcgtttctttacttactcggttgggcggagcgcgtgcgccggtgtttcgacccggttgccacggaattcttgaatcaaacgtatacgagtggcgtgtgttctacgaccgatcgccgattatactcccgcatgatccgattcgaggacactgccaggtggggagtttgactggggcggtacatatgtcaaagaataacgcaggtgtcctaaggccagctcagcgaggacagaaacctcgcgtagagcaaaagggcaaaagctggcTTCATCTCGATGTTCAGCACGCATAGAGactgcgaaagcacggcctatcgatccttttggcttgaagagttttcagcaagaggtgtcagaaaagttaccacagggatTAATGGCTTGTAGAggccaagcgttcatagcgacgtcgctttttgatccttAGATGTCGGAtcttcctatcattgcgaagcagaattcgccgagcgtcggattgttcacccgccaacagggaacgtgagctaggtttagaccgtcgtgagacaggttagtttcaccctactgatgactagtcgttgcgatagtaatcctgctcagtacgagaggaaccgcaggttcggacatttggttAACGCACTCCGTCGAGCGGCCGGTAGTGCAAAGCTAccatccgtgggattatgcctgaacgcctctaaggccgtatcctttTTAGTCAAAGGAGGAAACGATATCTCTAGGTgtctcgagtgggtcgaaaggctcaaaacaatgtgaatctactaggtggtcggtcgcgtccgcgcgatcgatcatcgcacgaacccgaatttgccgtacgggcgtttttggatccgtcgtcgggatttcactgaacgacggccgcggcgctctaacggtcgatcatgggtacaccaatttcgacgttgagactcggaatcgtctgtagacgacttaggtacctggcggggtgttgtactcggtagagcagttaccacgctgcgatctgttgagactcagcccaatgcttggggattcgttttgtaagctaaacgagaccCCACGACTCTCGCGATCTCGcgaagaaagagggagagagagagttagacgaacaaaataagaaaagcaaaagaaagtacaagccgctggcacttagTGTTTAATCGCGGGACTAATATTTACGTCTATGTTTCCGATTTCGCGATTTCCTACTTTGGACTCAGCCGGAGATACCGAATCCGACCTAATTCCCTCGTCGCATCTAGTTAAGCGGACTTGGACAGCACGAAGGCTGTGACCTTGAGGTCGCGCCAAAGTCGTGTTCGCAGGAGCACACTCGGCCGCGGCATCGCGATGAGGCCTGAGGGTGGCCGTCATCGAGCGCGTTACCGGTCGGCTATGCTGCTCGATAATGGGGCCAACGCCAGGGGACGAGATCACGTGCCGAAGATTTTTCGCCCGCCTTGACTTATTCATCGCCACGATGACCTCACCCAGTCCTGCTCTCACCCGGAGATCAGAATGGagggctattttacctccggaatatttaGAACCGGATGTGGCCATCACGATttgggcggggggggggggggggggcgcgtTGCTCCCCTTCAGCGCACACCGGCGCTGCCCTGCTCTGTCCGCGGGTTCCGGTTGACCGATTTTCCGAATAAAACGCCAAGGGGACGCTCGCTAGAGCCGCTTCTGCTTTTACTTTTATGTTCCGGTGTGTGTGTATAATGTACATCTTTTCTGCAGCGGGCGCTGCTGAGGACATACGTGTGTGGTGTTTTAGTGTTTAGTAAGATCGTCTGCCGACGATTTTCGAGGCCCAACGTCGAACTAGGGTATCCATGGTCTACCTGCGACACCCTTTACGTCGCTCGGCAGGTAGCTGGGACCTTTTACGCTTTACTTAGGTTTTTGGGACTTGTAtgtttttgtttttgtttttgtttcGAGACTGCGGTTCTGTTCGGCAGAACTCACGCGCGGACCTTGTCGGTGACCGCGGTCTGGCATTTTTCTAGACAATCGCAGGAACTTCTTCTGGAAGTTGTAGACTAGCACATGGCAGGACTCACGCCGGGGATTTCCGGAGGAGATAGCGATGTCGACCCTGCCACGGTTTAAGCTACGCAAATCTCGTTATCTCCAGTAATCCGCGGTCCGGCCATGCACACGTCCGCGCCTCTGTGGGAAGCCGCGGTCCAGCCCATGTCTAGACGCTCGCAGGAGTCACCGGTAGAAGCTGCGATTCTGTTTGTGTCAGAGCACACGCAGCGGCCTCCTTACATAgatgtttgtgttcgtgtgtGAATGTGTGTGTTTTGTGTGCCTCGTCCCTGCTGTGTGCGCAGCAGAGGTTACACGTGGTTGATTCCTCGTTCCAATGGTATTTCGGAGCGAGTTATCAAGAGTCTTAAATAGAGCGAGCCATCCGTGGACGGAATTCGGAGTCTCGTATTCTAAATTGGGTATCCGCTGGTTGTCCGTCAAACATTAAGAAATATCTATCGAAAATACTTGAAAATATTCAGCCGGTCGATTGGGGCCCATGCGACGGTCAGCTGCGTGGTTTACCGCCTGGAAGATACGTATCATGGCCGCTTGGCTCGTTCGAGACCCCTTTACTTCGAAAACCTCAGCCAAGTACGAGCCAGGTCATATATGTGCATGTGCCTTGGAAAGCGACTAGGCCGGCCGGCGAGAGATCACCGCTAGTTTCCCGACATCTAATTTCGAACCGGGACGATTTGGCCGTCGAGAATATTTACTTCcataatattcgaaaatattaacTCCGAAAATATTTGCTTCGTAATCGTCCACTACCGGTCCCATTATTTCGCAGGTCATAAAAATAGCCGCAGTTACCTGGGGTTTTCCCCAAGTGTCAGCGGCATGTTGCCTTCGAGGAAGTCTTTGGataagaataaaataaatatattctggaCTTTCGACCTCTAAATTTCTCTCTATTTCTAAATTCTCGATTTTCGAACATGGATCCTCCGATTTTTCGATGTTCTATCCATATCGCTCGAGGTCTCACTAGCCGCCCGGGTCTCGGAAGCCGGGGATATTTAATCAGAGCACTAAGTGCCCACTACTACACAAAATTTCACCACTACCCACCAGTCGGGAGTCCCATACGTTAACCTGGCCGATCGCTTCCCAGCTCGGAATGTGGGGTCGCCGTTCCCCAACGGCGTGCACAAACACCGCTCCGTGCTTATGTCCAGGGTGGCGGCCAAGATGGCGTCCAATGTGACCAATGCCCTGTCACCTtcgattaaaatatttttaaaatggaCTTACCTTTGCTGCTTCTTGTCCGCTCTTCGTTCTTTTTACACCAAAATGAAGCTGACGTCGTTCCACGTATTTTGGTGTGTGGATGATGCCTGGATCATGGGGTGGTTCCGTGAGATGAGGCTGCGGGCCGTTGGCGTGGGTCCGTCGACGCGTGGGTACTGCCCGCTCCAGGTTTTCACATTCACTTTCACTTTTCTGTCCACATTTACACTGTACCACTGAAATTATTATCACTAGTTGTTCACAATCGCTATAGAAACATTTTGTAACACTCCGTTCTAATTTCccgacaatatttttaccggaaaCACTACATTTTCACAGAGCGACGCGACGCGTGACCGTCTCCGACCGATCCAAGATGGCGACTCcccgcattgcattatacttatctctTTCTGCTCTtgtaaggaatgtgagttctacaaattcatgtaacgggatagcgcttctaagtgtaatgttgtgcgtagcgcctgccacccattccacacatgagtcttctcgcacttcgaaTAAGCCTCAAGGGGACCATCCAGATGGATCTAAGGGCTGGTGCCAGGTGCTTGAGGGCTGCCACCATCGAATTGGCACGGAGGGTGAAACGCCCAGCTGCACCACCGTCGGATGAAAACATTGCTGCGCTAAAGGCGCCGGTAGAGGTCTTGCAGGCGGAAAGTAAGCGCCTGCAAGGTAGACTCAATGCACTAGACAGACGATCTTCAGGTCCGCCAACAATAATGTTGTTGTCGCGACCTGG from the Xylocopa sonorina isolate GNS202 chromosome 13, iyXylSono1_principal, whole genome shotgun sequence genome contains:
- the LOC143430371 gene encoding uncharacterized protein LOC143430371 codes for the protein MSTIKRILTYGLNVRNLLSNKTGRTYDEIKKLRQRTVYKNYLADEIKKYDAADVSLVSSIPEEATETQSRTLEHQMVRTLSSCPSLTEPPYLVLEQRLYETKPCQAAEQVLLGVEAASNSTPTMEEFVDHYKKVFAKKDLGWKATKFSRTPEADLSQAIGKAEIITNLSEMRESAAGHDGIKREHLRSMPINDLGLSTHERSKHPEVRKQKRMLQMKSKKTGGRKAYEWTQDEVNLLIELERRFQDKRQINKEIQKFLSSKSCKQISDKRRQLRAKSTAQVECSSFESEEEIYFSANEDEPQEMININYIKTIELPEGSKFERANIELDAILTELNANEVINEHNDGIEIGGKNLSVLAFADDIVLLAKSKEAARRQINTLSKILKQLNMELSVPKCATFQIVHSRRSWYIEDPSIMVNNEKIPYIEPDNTFNYLGTKFSSWGGLEKNVSGPLLLNALRNTLKLKLKPAQKLDLFQIYIQPKFIYSLIMNPPSATLLAVLDREIRQEIKNMLHSPTSTSIGFCYTPRKDGGLGLLRLKNVILLSQLKSGVKMSQSEDEITRLALERTSLTKFYKNVAEKYQLNWPPTINEIDEVMIKLKRKDQKDWQEKRLQGQAYKEKEEKYKNIAEDLKVKFNCQTAKVVPIVVGSRGAIPSLIALRSSIEIVNAFIDYD